The proteins below come from a single Providencia rettgeri genomic window:
- a CDS encoding AAA family ATPase: protein MNAVNNSFDIKRNTPVDMESLGIILPENLKGKYSIKGFSNDHQFSEYIPKFNEKYVFEPSLRKHVLMWFDNPLDTSLWISGPTGCGKSSIVEQIAARMNWGLMKVTASPDLDMSSLLGSFRLKVDKLTGDQETVFHEGPLTIAYKHGLVFLIDEYDQLEPSVANSLNGILEMGSLVIPETNECIHHHENFRFAVTANSNGTGDMTGNYSGVKPQNIANLDRFMFVEADYMPEKEERKLLASFLSDPESHQLLTDGLIKLANDVRKSTSATVTSFSSTAISTRSLVNVVRRFDFMLRSKQPPVDILLDAWQLHISNRAPEDEKIALNDMFNVYFKS from the coding sequence ATGAACGCTGTAAATAACAGTTTTGATATTAAACGTAACACTCCGGTCGATATGGAATCTTTAGGTATTATTCTGCCTGAGAATTTAAAGGGCAAATATAGTATCAAGGGATTTTCTAATGACCATCAATTTTCAGAGTATATCCCGAAATTTAATGAGAAGTATGTGTTTGAACCTTCACTCAGAAAGCATGTATTAATGTGGTTTGATAACCCATTAGATACATCACTCTGGATTTCTGGACCTACTGGCTGTGGAAAATCTTCAATAGTTGAGCAAATTGCTGCTCGTATGAATTGGGGATTGATGAAAGTAACAGCCAGTCCTGATCTTGATATGAGTAGCTTACTCGGTAGTTTTCGCCTAAAGGTCGATAAATTAACGGGTGATCAAGAAACCGTCTTTCATGAAGGACCGCTAACCATCGCGTATAAGCATGGGTTGGTTTTTCTGATTGATGAGTATGACCAATTAGAACCTTCCGTAGCTAACTCCCTCAACGGGATCTTAGAGATGGGTTCTCTTGTCATTCCTGAAACAAATGAATGCATTCATCACCATGAAAACTTTAGATTTGCAGTAACTGCAAACAGTAATGGGACCGGTGATATGACAGGAAATTACAGTGGTGTAAAACCACAGAATATAGCCAACCTCGATAGATTTATGTTTGTTGAGGCTGACTATATGCCCGAAAAAGAAGAACGTAAGCTACTTGCTTCATTTTTGTCTGATCCTGAATCACATCAGTTACTGACGGATGGGCTGATAAAGCTGGCTAACGATGTACGTAAAAGTACATCTGCGACAGTCACTAGCTTCAGTAGTACCGCTATTTCAACTAGAAGCCTTGTGAATGTTGTTCGCCGTTTCGATTTTATGCTTCGTTCTAAACAACCACCGGTAGATATTCTGTTAGATGCATGGCAATTACATATCTCTAACAGAGCTCCTGAAGATGAAAAAATAGCATTGAACGATATGTTTAATGTTTATTTTAAATCTTAA
- a CDS encoding DUF3150 domain-containing protein, translating to MSPNILENVVIFSLEGIRLTTGRKTLKGKDIKVINTGDIVLPPETIASLGTKKVIDPAKINKMRTFRTGADAICSKYGVPFLNGYAVPTSLASHVRQQLNDLKDQFYIFKNEFLSAISTDFLSWLDDLI from the coding sequence ATGAGCCCAAACATTCTTGAAAATGTAGTAATTTTTTCTCTGGAAGGTATCCGTTTAACTACTGGAAGAAAAACACTTAAAGGTAAAGATATTAAGGTTATTAACACTGGAGATATAGTTCTGCCTCCCGAAACAATAGCCAGCCTCGGAACCAAAAAGGTTATTGACCCTGCAAAAATCAACAAAATGCGTACCTTTCGTACTGGTGCTGATGCAATCTGTTCAAAATATGGTGTTCCATTCTTGAACGGGTATGCAGTGCCGACTTCACTTGCAAGTCACGTAAGGCAGCAGCTAAATGATTTAAAGGACCAATTCTATATATTCAAAAATGAGTTTTTATCCGCTATATCAACTGATTTTCTTTCATGGTTAGATGATCTGATTTAA